Proteins encoded by one window of Carassius carassius chromosome 30, fCarCar2.1, whole genome shotgun sequence:
- the LOC132110658 gene encoding T-cell leukemia homeobox protein 1-like isoform X1: MDHIGAHLHQTHADTISFGIDQILHNADPGSCMISNPRMQDLDYGLGCIVSSAYNTMTGNYNVNNSAGYNGNSCSVGSLNGSYNMNLGTNVNGNCLNSSGVIRVPAHRPLNSVHSSIPTSAATVPSMGSMGTINSLTGLTFPWMESNRRYTKDRFTVALSPFTVTRRIGHPYQNRTPPKKKKPRTSFTRLQICELEKRFHRQKYLASAERAALAKALKMTDAQVKTWFQNRRTKWRRQTAEEREAERQQANRILMQLQQEAFQKTINHPVNADPICLHNSSLFALQNLQPWTENTAKISSVPNTD, encoded by the exons ATGGATCATATTGGAGCGCATCTCCACCAGACGCACGCAGACACCATCAGTTTTGGGATCGATCAGATTCTTCACAATGCAGACCCGGGAAGCTGCATGATCTCCAACCCCAGAATGCAGGATCTGGACTACGGTTTGGGCTGCATAGTCAGCTCAGCCTATAATACCATGACTGGCAACTACAATGTCAATAACTCGGCTGGATACAATGGAAACTCGTGCAGCGTTGGCTCCCTCAACGGCTCGTACAACATGAACTTGGGCACGAATGTTAATGGGAATTGCCTTAATTCTTCGGGAGTGATCCGGGTTCCAGCGCACCGGCCGCTGAACAGCGTTCACTCGTCCATTCCCACCAGCGCTGCCACGGTGCCAAGTATGGGAAGCATGGGCACCATAAACAGTCTCACGGGATTAACGTTTCCATGGATGGAGAGTAACAGGAGATATACCAAAGACAGATTTACAG TGGCCCTCTCACCGTTCACTGTAACACGCCGTATAGGTCACCCGTACCAGAACAGAACGCCTCCGAAGAAGAAGAAGCCCCGGACGTCGTTCACGCGCCTCCAGATCTGCGAGCTGGAGAAACGCTTCCACCGTCAGAAGTATCTGGCGTCAGCTGAGAGGGCAGCCTTAGCGAAAGCACTTAAAATGACTGATGCGCAGGTCAAAACATGGTTCCAGAACAGAAGAACGAAATGGAG GAGGCAGACTGCAGAGGAGAGAGAAGCCGAGCGACAACAAGCGAACCGAATCCTTATGCAACTTCAGCAAGAAGCTTTTCAAAAGACTATAAACCATCCTGTCAATGCGGACCCAATCTGCCTACACAACAGCTCCCTATTCGCACTTCAGAACCTTCAGCCCTGGACCGAGAACACGGCGAAAATCAGTAGcgttcccaacactgattaa
- the LOC132110658 gene encoding T-cell leukemia homeobox protein 1-like isoform X2, with translation MDHIGAHLHQTHADTISFGIDQILHNADPGSCMISNPRMQDLDYGLGCIVSSAYNTMTGNYNVNNSAGYNGNSCSVGSLNGSYNMNLGTNVNGNCLNSSGVIRVPAHRPLNSVHSSIPTSAATVPSMGSMGTINSLTGLTFPWMESNRRYTKDRFTGHPYQNRTPPKKKKPRTSFTRLQICELEKRFHRQKYLASAERAALAKALKMTDAQVKTWFQNRRTKWRRQTAEEREAERQQANRILMQLQQEAFQKTINHPVNADPICLHNSSLFALQNLQPWTENTAKISSVPNTD, from the exons ATGGATCATATTGGAGCGCATCTCCACCAGACGCACGCAGACACCATCAGTTTTGGGATCGATCAGATTCTTCACAATGCAGACCCGGGAAGCTGCATGATCTCCAACCCCAGAATGCAGGATCTGGACTACGGTTTGGGCTGCATAGTCAGCTCAGCCTATAATACCATGACTGGCAACTACAATGTCAATAACTCGGCTGGATACAATGGAAACTCGTGCAGCGTTGGCTCCCTCAACGGCTCGTACAACATGAACTTGGGCACGAATGTTAATGGGAATTGCCTTAATTCTTCGGGAGTGATCCGGGTTCCAGCGCACCGGCCGCTGAACAGCGTTCACTCGTCCATTCCCACCAGCGCTGCCACGGTGCCAAGTATGGGAAGCATGGGCACCATAAACAGTCTCACGGGATTAACGTTTCCATGGATGGAGAGTAACAGGAGATATACCAAAGACAGATTTACAG GTCACCCGTACCAGAACAGAACGCCTCCGAAGAAGAAGAAGCCCCGGACGTCGTTCACGCGCCTCCAGATCTGCGAGCTGGAGAAACGCTTCCACCGTCAGAAGTATCTGGCGTCAGCTGAGAGGGCAGCCTTAGCGAAAGCACTTAAAATGACTGATGCGCAGGTCAAAACATGGTTCCAGAACAGAAGAACGAAATGGAG GAGGCAGACTGCAGAGGAGAGAGAAGCCGAGCGACAACAAGCGAACCGAATCCTTATGCAACTTCAGCAAGAAGCTTTTCAAAAGACTATAAACCATCCTGTCAATGCGGACCCAATCTGCCTACACAACAGCTCCCTATTCGCACTTCAGAACCTTCAGCCCTGGACCGAGAACACGGCGAAAATCAGTAGcgttcccaacactgattaa
- the LOC132111141 gene encoding transcription factor LBX1-like, with protein sequence MTSKEDAKGASVEDRRRSPLDHLPPPANSNKPLTPFSIEDILNKPSVKRSYTICGTAHLLSSGEKLPSTGHPLSNRALLTQTSPLCALEELASKTFKGLEVSVLQAAEGRDGMTLFGQRNTPKKRRKSRTAFTNHQIYELEKRFLYQKYLSPADRDQIAQQLGLTNAQVITWFQNRRAKLKRDLEEMKADVESAKAVGSVPFEKIAKLAELEKCVNGTLGESRAKSPSRSNHEHEGTNKLHMSPSSPFTDLTTSKECSENEDEEIDVDD encoded by the exons ATGACCTCCAAAGAAGACGCAAAAGGCGCCTCTGTTGAGGATCGAAGGCGCAGTCCGTTGGACCATCTTCCTCCCCCTGCTAACTCAAACAAGCCCCTCACTCCGTTCAGCATAGAGGATATTTTAAACAAACCTTCTGTCAAACGAAGTTACACAATTTGCGGCACAGCCCACCTGCTTTCGTCCGGTGAGAAGCTCCCATCCACTGGCCATCCCCTCTCCAACCGCGCGTTGCTTACCCAGACATCTCCACTGTGCGCCTTGGAGGAACTCGCCAGCAAAACCTTCAAGGGTCTGGAAGTCAGTGTTCTACAAGCGGCAGAAG gaAGAGACGGCATGACACTCTTCGGTCAGAGGAATACACCTAAAAAGAGGAGAAAGTCGAGAACAGCCTTTACCAATCACCAAATTTACGAACTGGAGAAAAGATTTCTCTATCAGAAATATCTGTCTCCTGCTGATCGGGATCAGATCGCTCAGCAGCTCGGGCTCACGAATGCTCAAGTCATCACCTGGTTCCAGAACCGTCGAGCCAAGCTCAAAAGAGACCTGGAGGAGATGAAAGCGGACGTGGAATCGGCCAAAGCAGTAGGCTCAGTACCTTTTGAGAAAATCGCCAAATTGGCAGAACTAGAGAAATGCGTTAATGGCACTCTCGGAGAGTCACGGGCCAAGTCTCCATCACGATCTAACCACGAGCACGAGGGCACCAACAAACTCCACATGTCACCATCATCACCGTTTACAGACCTCACAACGAGCAAAGAGTGCTCAGAGAATGAAGACGAGGAAATTGATGTCGATGACTGA